The Parvibaculum sp. DNA segment CCTGATCAACAATCTGCCTTATGCCCGCGCGCTCGAGTACGGCCATTCCGATCAAGCGCCACGAGGCATGGTCCGGATCACGGTGCAGCGCTGGCAGACCATTGCCGATGAAGTCGCGCGGCAGTTGCGCGAGGGCCTATGACCGCAACATCGATCGAAGCCAGGATCACGGACGCACTCTGCACGCGCCTCGGTACGCTGGTTTTCACACCGGCGATTCCGGTGGCGTGGCCCAATCTGGCGTTCACGCCTCCGAGTGGCCGGTACCTTCGGGCATCCCTGATGCGCGGCCGCACCGAGGCGACGGCCTTCAAGACCGACACGCAGCAGGGCATCTTCCAGATCTCGGTTTTCTCGCCGGTCGGCGCCGAGGGCGCGATTCCGGCTGATAATGTTGCCGGCGCTATCGTCGCCCACTTCCCACGCGGTCTCTGGCTACCTCCGAATGGCGGTGTCACCGTCCGCGTCCGGCGCTCATGGGCCGGTTCGGCGATCAAGGACAACGATCGCTGGCATGTCCCCGTCAGCGTCGACTGGTTCGCACAAGTCAATTCCGCCTGAACACGAGCGCGATGCGCTGAAAGCCCTTTCGCCCTTGGGCAAGGCACCCGGCCCGCCGCGATGCGCTGAGCCGCCAAATCCACATGGAGAATCGAGATGGCATATCAGACCGCGCGGCAGATCGAGGTCGCGTACAAGGAACAGGATACGATCGGCACGCTGCCGAGCGCCGGCGGCGCGAAAGGCTTCCGCGCCAATACGGGAGGTCTCAATCTCACCAAGACGCCGATCCAGTCGAACGAAAACCGCCGCGACGGTCAGTCGACGCGCGGGCGTCACGGTTCGCACGACG contains these protein-coding regions:
- a CDS encoding phage tail terminator-like protein; amino-acid sequence: MTATSIEARITDALCTRLGTLVFTPAIPVAWPNLAFTPPSGRYLRASLMRGRTEATAFKTDTQQGIFQISVFSPVGAEGAIPADNVAGAIVAHFPRGLWLPPNGGVTVRVRRSWAGSAIKDNDRWHVPVSVDWFAQVNSA